From Abyssibius alkaniclasticus:
GCCCCGGTGGCACGATTGTTGAAGGCACGGCGGGCAATACCGGCATCGGGCTGGCGCTGGTGGGCGCCTCGATGGGGTTCAAGACCGTCATCGTCATTCCTGAAACCCAAAGTCAGGAAAAGAAGGACATGATCCGCCTTGCCGGTGCGCAACTGGTGCAAGTGCCTGCAAAACCATACAAAAACCCCAATAACTATGTGCGTTACTCGGGGCGTTTGGCGGCGGAACTGGCCAAGACCGACCCGAATGGCGCGATCTGGGCCAACCAGTTTGACAATGTCGCCAACCGTCAGGCGCATATCGACACGACCGCGCCGGAAATTCTGGAGCAGACTCAGGGCGGGGTGGACGGGTTTATATGCTCCATCGGCTCGGGCGGCACCTTGGCGGGTGTGGCTGCCGGGCTGCGCGCCATCAAACCGCAGGTGAAAATCGGGCTGGCCGACCCGGGCGGCAGTGCGATGTATGGGCATTATATTGAAGGCGAGCTGAAGGCCGAGGGCGGCTCGATTACCGAAGGCATCGGGCAGGGGCGCATTACCGCCAATCTGGAAGGGCTGAAGGTTGATATGGGCTATCGCATTCCTGATGGCGAAGCCTTGCCGGTCGTGTTTGATCTGTTGGCCGAGGAAGGCCTGTGCCTTGGCGGCTCGTCGGGCATCAACATTGCGGGGGCCATGCGCATGGCGCGCGATTTGGGGCCGGGCCATGTGATTGTGACCATGCTGTGCGATTATGGCACGCGCTATCAGTCCAAACTGTTCAACCCGGCGTTTCTGCGTGAAAAGAACCTGCCGGTGCCGGCCTGGCTTGCGGCGACGGGCGCTGACCTGCCGGATGTATTTGCCGATGAATAGCCGCTGGCGCAGCCTTGCCGCGGCGCTACTGCTGGCGCTGGCCGGGGCTGCGCCCGGGGCGGCCCAGCAACCGGCGCCCGCCGAAGTTAGCGCGCAAGACCAGATTGCCGCCTGGAACCAGACCGCAACCCGCGCCGAAGATGTGCTGGTGCAGGGCGCGGCTTCGACCGCGTCGCTGGAAACGCTGCGCGCCGATCTGGCAGCACAACGCGCAGCGGCGCTGGCCTTTCAGGAAGCGAATACCGACCGCGGCAAAACCCTGTCCGCACAGCTGGAGGCCCTTGGGCCACCGCCAACCGACGGGATTGCCGAGGCCGAGGAAATTTCCGCCCGGCGGCGTGACCTGGTCCGGCAGGTGACGCAAATCACCGTGCCGATGCTGGCCGCGCAAGACGCCTATCGCCGCGCCGATACGCTGATTGGCGAGATTGATGCGCTGATCCGCGCGCGCCTGGCCAGTGAGCTTGTCGCGCTTGGCCCGGCGGCCATAAACCCGCAGCATTGGCCCAAAGCCTATATGGAAACGCAAGGGTTTGTGGCGCGGATTACCACCGAAATCGGCAATGCGCTGAAAAACCCCGTGCGGCGCAGCTATATGGTGCGCCAATTGCCGGTCGTGGTCATGGCGCTGCTTGCCGGGCTGGTGATTTTGGTCAGCATCCGGCGTGCAGCACTTGGGCGGATCGAGGCCGGGCTGACCCAGCGCACGGCCCTGCGCGAACGTGTGCTATGGGTGGCGGCGCTGAATCTGGGGCGGCTGGCGCTGCCCGCGCTTGGCGCCTGGGCGCTGATCTGGGCGCTGAAAACCGCCGCAATTCTGGGGCTGAACGGGCAGGCGATTTTGCGCGTGCTGCCGGCAATGGCCGCGGTGATGATCGGCGGCAACTGGCTGGCGCATAGCCTGTTTTCGCCGCGCTTGTCGCAAGTGCGGCTCGTGCCGCTCAGCGACCATCAGGCCCGCCATGCCAGCCAGATCGTGCAAGGCCTGGCGCTGATCTGGGCCTTGCGGATTGTGACCGACGCCGCCGTGCAGCGCGGCCAGTTCAGCAGCGAAACCGCCGCTGTGCTTAGCCTTGTGCTGATCGGCATTGGCGCGGTTCTGCTATGGCGGCTGGCGCGCAGCCTGCATTTGGTGCTGGATGCGGAAAACGCGCAGACCGAAAGCGTTGGGCGCAGTTTTCTGGCCTTTCTGCGCCGGCTGGTTCTGGTGGTTGGGCTTGTCGCCCCGCTGATGGCGGCAATCGGCTATTTTGCCTTTGCGCGCTTCCTGTTTTACCCGACAATTCAGACACTTGCACTGTTTGGCATGGTCTATGTCCTGGTTGTGCTGGTCAATGATATTCTGGGCAGTCTGCTGGCAAGCGATGACCCCGAACAGCTTGACCTGACCTCGGAACAGCGGATTTTACCGGTGCTGATCGGCCTGCTTTTCGCGCTTGTCGCCATGCCGTTCTTCGCGCTGATCTGGGGCGCGCGCGTGAGCGACCTGACCGAGCTGTGGGTCTGGGCGAATGATGGCGTGTCCATCGGTGGCGCACGGTTCAGCCTGCGCGACCTTGCGGTGCTGGTCATCGTCTTCCTGATCGGGTTTTTCATTACCCGCCTGCTGCAAAAAATGCTGCGCACGGCGGTGTTGCCGCGCACACGCATGGATGCGGGCGGGCGCAATGCCATGCTGTCGGGGGTGGGCTATGTCGGCTATACGCTGGCCGCGCTGGCCGCGATTTCAGCCACCGGGCTGAACCTGTCGAGCCTGGCAATCGTGGCCGGTGCGCTTTCGGTCGGCATTGGTTTTGGGTTGCAGAATATCGTGTCGAATTTCGTTTCGGGCATTATCCTGCTGATCGAGCGGCCCATCAAGGAAGGCGACTGGATCGAGGTTTCGGGCTTTGCGGGCTATGTGCGCGGCATTCGCGTGCGCTCGACCCTGATTGAAACCTTCGATCGGGGGGCGGTCATCCTGCCCAATTCCGACCTGATCGCC
This genomic window contains:
- a CDS encoding cysteine synthase A codes for the protein MQVYSDLAAAIGNTPLIKLRRASEETGCTILGKAEFMNPGQSVKDRAALSIIRAAIASGELRPGGTIVEGTAGNTGIGLALVGASMGFKTVIVIPETQSQEKKDMIRLAGAQLVQVPAKPYKNPNNYVRYSGRLAAELAKTDPNGAIWANQFDNVANRQAHIDTTAPEILEQTQGGVDGFICSIGSGGTLAGVAAGLRAIKPQVKIGLADPGGSAMYGHYIEGELKAEGGSITEGIGQGRITANLEGLKVDMGYRIPDGEALPVVFDLLAEEGLCLGGSSGINIAGAMRMARDLGPGHVIVTMLCDYGTRYQSKLFNPAFLREKNLPVPAWLAATGADLPDVFADE
- a CDS encoding DUF3772 domain-containing protein, whose product is MNSRWRSLAAALLLALAGAAPGAAQQPAPAEVSAQDQIAAWNQTATRAEDVLVQGAASTASLETLRADLAAQRAAALAFQEANTDRGKTLSAQLEALGPPPTDGIAEAEEISARRRDLVRQVTQITVPMLAAQDAYRRADTLIGEIDALIRARLASELVALGPAAINPQHWPKAYMETQGFVARITTEIGNALKNPVRRSYMVRQLPVVVMALLAGLVILVSIRRAALGRIEAGLTQRTALRERVLWVAALNLGRLALPALGAWALIWALKTAAILGLNGQAILRVLPAMAAVMIGGNWLAHSLFSPRLSQVRLVPLSDHQARHASQIVQGLALIWALRIVTDAAVQRGQFSSETAAVLSLVLIGIGAVLLWRLARSLHLVLDAENAQTESVGRSFLAFLRRLVLVVGLVAPLMAAIGYFAFARFLFYPTIQTLALFGMVYVLVVLVNDILGSLLASDDPEQLDLTSEQRILPVLIGLLFALVAMPFFALIWGARVSDLTELWVWANDGVSIGGARFSLRDLAVLVIVFLIGFFITRLLQKMLRTAVLPRTRMDAGGRNAMLSGVGYVGYTLAALAAISATGLNLSSLAIVAGALSVGIGFGLQNIVSNFVSGIILLIERPIKEGDWIEVSGFAGYVRGIRVRSTLIETFDRGAVILPNSDLIAGTVLNWTHSNLVGRVKVPVGVAYGSDPRLVERVLMEIAENHPMALKNPGPSVVFMGFGADSMDFELRAFLRDVNWMLSAQSDMNFEIVRRFKEEGIEIPFAQRDINFRDLKGISNALRDAIHPPKPESGPRTELEP